The genomic region GGATATCCAAAATCAGGATTGAAAACCGGAATAAGAGGGAGATGAACCTCTCAACATTTCCATCTCGTGCTAAAAGCTATAATCTGTTCCACTTTGGATCGACTATAAACGTTTTTTGGGTTTGTTATAAAAAATACCAACcatgcatgcttttttttttcagtccgtCATTGTAAATGTAagggtggttgttgttgttgttgttgttaataataaCTTTATGTATATTGCACCTTTCAAAACAGAGTTACAAGttgctttacaataaaacaaataatgccGGTGATTTTGAAGCATCCAAATAGTactcaaaatgaaaacacagtgctATAAGATGTagccaaaaacatacaaataaatatgataaataattatacaaatgtaaatacacCTTAAGATTATAGTGAGTAAAAGAATCAAATATAGACAGGGGGTCAGAACATTTAAAGCTTTATAAACAAGTAGTAAAAGCCTAAATTCTTAAACTCACACGCTAGGATTGATGTTATATGGTCAAATCTCTCTGTGCGTATTAAAGAAActagttgatttaaaaaatcagGGAGAACAACAATTGTAAATGTCACCCGGTCCTTTTGGAAGTTATAACCACTTTGACACTTGACTAATAAAGAAagcttaataaaataaatttataAAATTGCTGCTAGGGATGACTCAATACTACTTTTCAATACTAATTATGTATAACCTTAAGTATCTACCCATACCAattttttccccttaaaataaatccacataGCACTCATGATTGCTGCATCCCTTATTtacattctggtcacatgacatggagGCTTACATTTCTCCTTAACTGAATATTGATGcgatattaatgttttttttggtctgtttcaCAGACCAGTTATTCtggtcagtatcagtattgtaTCGGCTCATCCCCGATTGCAGCCCTGCATCGTGTGCCCACATTCTCTGTAGTTGAAAATCAACATCTTGTCACAAATCATTGTATTTACCCATTAGTCGTTGACTGTTATAAATTTTAAAACACTGTCATACACAAGTTtccacaagtgtgtgtgtgtgtgtgtgtgcgtgtgtgtgtgcgcgcacagaGTTCCTGTCGTCATGTGCCCACACTGCTCACTGCCTTACAGGTGCAGCACCAGAACAGCTCACTGAAGTCCCTCAGTCCTCTCCTACACCCTGATCAGTGTCATGTAGCCACGCCATCATCTCATCAAGCTCAATGAGACccgggaaagaaaaaaaaaaatctcaggcAGTGAATTTACTTAGTAGTagaccccccacccccccacccccgtaCTACTGTGACATGTAAACCCACCATATCCTGGTTTGTAATCGTATATATTTGTGTGCAagtataaaatcaaataaacataTAACAATTAGTAAATCATCAGTTATTGTAAATTAATCTGTATTTGATAAATTGTTTTCGACAGGATCCAGAAGTTGAAACTTACAGAAACTAATCCTCAGCCTCACCCTGTGCTTACATTGCCCACAATGCACCTCTTACAGCCGACGGCTCCTTGTGGGATTTCTGGTATACTGCTCGTCACTagctaaaggtccagtgtttaacaaTCACTCAGTGCGTTGACATGCTTggtaaaagtccaattttagtctgacaaagacaataattcaCATTAATTCTTAATGTCTAAAAActactaaaatcgagctagtagACTAAACTTCAGTCACACTAAAAACATAAtactaaagtacatataaaacacttattttaaggcaatgaaaatgaaaccagtttattttaaagcaatgatACACACGTGTATACTTATCTGCAGTATcccatttctgccagtaaacccacctaaatgttacacactggacctttaaaaaaagctgttatATACACTTCCTCACCAATTTTTTTTCACCCTCACCGATCACCTATTACACCTCAACTCTCAAAGATGCTGGttggtgtcacacacacacacacacaagcacgaaaagacacttgtgtgtttgacttttctcccttttttgttttgtacagttTAAGACATCACACGTTTCGGATACATGTAGCAACTGTGTGGCCGTCACACCGGCCCGGCACATGTGATTATTTCTTACTAAGACTTAAAGAAGTATGAGACTTTGTTTGTCTGTACCTCACGATTATTAACTGTTTGactgtggtttgttgtttttatttcatgacatTGTGACTCCTAGTGACTAGGCCATTAGTACACAACACTGGGGAGGCCCCCTCAACCGTACACACTACCTCTCCGTCTGCCTACACGGACTCAAAACGCTGAAATGCACGAACACATGCACTTAATGTGCCAGgctgcagcagaagcagatTGACAGGTTGCAGGGAAGAAACGAGTACAAAAAATATTCCCCTCTagcttgtgtttttatcttgatcctttcagtttcagtttgcCCAAGTACAGTAGCTTAAATTCTACAGCTGCATTGTTTGCATTCTATGTTTTTACCCCACATTTATTAAGAAGCAGTAAAATCAACTGAATTCAAAACTATACCAAACGTGATGAATAATTGGGTGCCAAAGTGTTTTCCACAATAATTTGATCAATCAAAGCGaggtatttgcatttttatcacATCGATTAGTACGATGACCTGCAGTGACCATGGAAGGAGTGTTGTTCAGATGGCCTCTTTAAGTGCAAAGTATGTTGTTGTCATCGTTGATAATCACTTGATTTGGATTTTACTTTTGTAACATGTGGAAATAGTTCAGACTGGATTCTTTTTATCTATacgtatatatatctatagatagatagatatctatctatagatagatatctatatatatgaatatgatgCTGTAAAGTGCAGTCATGAATCAATTGAGATTTCTCTTTCACATcaatacagttaaaaaaaagaataaaaaccaCATTGAAAAGAGTTGTGCTCGTCTCCTCCTTCCAAAACAGCGGGCGGCGTTAATGCAAGCAATTAAACAATTTCAATTTGCAAAACTCAATTTAGTCTAAGGAAACAATGGTTTGCATATGAAACTATACAATCAATGTGTATGTACACAGATATATTCCATTCATCTGCATCCAATTTTATACAAACAAAGGtgcatttatataaataaaacagtagcCATAAAACAAATTGAGGAACACGAACAGCAGaacaacaaatcatttttgaaaCAGAGTACATGAGTCTAGACTACTAAGacgagtgggttttttttccatttgtttttatgaataagATATTTACCCCAAATAATAGCTACATTTATCATTTCGACACCTTTTTGTGTAAACCATtcatctaaatctaaatctgagTACGCTTTAGCACCAGTAGGGGGCAACATAGCCAGGCTGACGCGGAACAAGCATGGGAAGAAGATGCAGCGTAACCCAGTGTGTACTTCCGGGTAGCAAACATGGCTCAGGGTTCGCAGAAGTTTAAAGCCCAGCGGCCCGGAGGCTCCAAGAAACAGCACCAGAGCAAACAGAAAGGCCCAAAGAAAGGAGGTATGACGCCGGTATCTTTACCTGTTCGTCTTTGAGTCTCTGAGGAGACGTGGGAGACAATTATGTGTAGTCTATCACTATCCACGTGTGGACTGCATGCAAACGacactctgtgtttttatcGTGTCCAGCAGAACGAACgttgttgtttacattgttacatacatgtgtacatttcaGCCACAGAAGTGTTTCtctcaggtgtgttggagcaggggaaacTTGCGATACATGCAGGCCAGCGGGAGCACCAgcaccaggactgagaaacactgggTTTTACACTGGGAATATCTGTCTATTTAGTTCAGTTATTCTCCACTTTAAATTTTAAGctggggtctcaaactcaaatgacctgggagcCACTGAcggtctcgtctggtcagtcgggaccagtcaagtaaaaaaaaagcctaacTTTGCGGTGGAGGttatgagctcatatcatcaatatgcAGTATTaattactttatatatatatatatatatatatatatatatatatatatatatatatatatatatatatataagcactttggtccactgtgttttacaaataaagttggattggataatttcaaaGTATATGTAGTTGTtttatgcaacaataaaaaaaaacatttatgatgcaaaatgaatctattaatttaaaaataaaaacatatagaaatgactcgttacaacttgatattgtttggagggccacatgtggcccccaggcTGCCACTTTGAGACCCCCCAGAGTAATtgcataaatgttatttatttgcataataAGTTTTCAGACTGTGAACTGTTATTTGGTACCTTACGTTTACAATTACACTTAACAACGTACAGTTCAGGCCTGTGTCTTATGTTGTATTTATAGTTTTATGTCATAAACAGTTGATAATAACTGGAATATCTGGAAATTTGATCTCTTTgatttcttgtttcttttataAAGGCAGGGCCATTGCGCCTAAAAAGTCTAAAGTGGTTCAGCAGCAGAAACTGAAGAAGGTGAGGAAAGAGTTTGAGGAAAAGTGACAGTGGGCCTGTTTTTGCTTATCTTAACTTTAATGCTGCTGTTTCCTGAAGGATCTAGAGGTCGCCATCAGGAACAAGATAGAGCAGGAGGTGACTCAGAAGGCCAGCTCCTCCCTCCACAAGCGGCTGAGTGTGGTTAAAGCACCCGACGGCAAAGGCAACTCTGGAGCAGCACGACCAGGAAAGAGCTCCAAATAGGAATCAGATCCACCACCTAATAGCTGCGGATCATAGAGGTGTGTATTGCAACAAGTGATGGTGTTACGACTTGCACATCAGTTTCCTCCTAACTCCAAAGATGACTTCAGGAATACCCGAGTTCTTGATGAAATGCTTCACTCTCTgcagacatggacacaaaaaTATTAGCCACGTCACACCACGTTATGCTTAAAATGGAATTGATATGAGAATCATTGCATTGTATTTTTGTAATTCTGTAACTATATGTAACTGCACAATTTTAAAGAggcccagagagagagacattctTGTTTTTGAGAAGTAGTTAagagtcacagtttagtattaGCTTTCATTGTGAAACTAAAGCATGGAAATTGTGACTGTTAAACCAGTTGTACCAGAGCCCTCACTTTATTCCAGTCCAGCTGTGACACTGTTCACAGCCATTGTGGCAGAGGATTTCAACGTTTAATCGAAATgtgttaaacacattttaagtgtAATTTTAGCcatttttgatcattttctgcaaatatttaatggtattcaaaatgtgtttgttagcTGGGGGAAACATGACCTTGGAATAAAGTTTGGATGACTGAATACATTCTGATCATCCGCAGTAATCTGACTTATTCTTTAatatttccccccccccacaccaaattaaataacaaaatttctttcacatttacaaGACCCAACTTCAATGTGAGCAATGTTTTACagtaattaaatatttaatataagtTGTCGTGTTCCCAATCTGTGCTTCCTGatgcacatttctgttttcagaaTGTTGACAAATTGATGAAATTAAACTGTGTTGAGCTCTCAGCCAGTGTATCCTGAGGTCAAGAACAGTGAACAATATTAATACACGTTCTTATACATAAAATAACTCATCACGGGTGACTTAAATGAGCAAAAATTAGCAAAAATTCAGACTTAACCCTTAGAagacagagcattttggctgctttttttccattactaaaAACGTACAGTTTATATACATCCTCCCTTGGATTTCAATATAAGcagctgtgtattattcccaaggCAATTTACCATTGGTGTGTCTGAGCATTAAGGGTTAATGCACAGATTACACCAGGAATGCAAAAACACTCCGAAGCATAGAAATCACTGCCAGATTAAATACCACTACCAAATTAAATATTAAGTATAGAGAAGCGTGTAGCAGTTTTAATAGTAGTTTTAATATTGTAATCAAATGTACAGTAGCTTATGTAGTACAGAGGCATAATTTAGTTGCACCTACATGTTAGCTTCACAAAGATGAGGTTTCTATGTCAACACAGTTACTGCAAACCGCAGAAAAATGACACGGTaaacaatcacaaaacaaaGCTACGTGCTAgaataaactataaaatacaATCGACATGTCCAGCAGTACGGATTCATCAGCAACTTCTTATAAAGCAGGTTTGAGGTGATAAAATGTTGCCTTTTAAAAAGCCCTAATAGCCTCTATGCAGGGATGAGAGCGCAGGAAGCGAGGGAAGGAGTCTTTGGCCATCAGAGTGTAGATGGTGTGCTGTGCCGCCTTGAACATCTCGGGATAAGGAGAGTCTATCA from Solea senegalensis isolate Sse05_10M linkage group LG6, IFAPA_SoseM_1, whole genome shotgun sequence harbors:
- the lg6h19orf53 gene encoding leydig cell tumor 10 kDa protein homolog is translated as MAQGSQKFKAQRPGGSKKQHQSKQKGPKKGGRAIAPKKSKVVQQQKLKKDLEVAIRNKIEQEVTQKASSSLHKRLSVVKAPDGKGNSGAARPGKSSK